A part of Streptomyces sp. NBC_01235 genomic DNA contains:
- a CDS encoding L-aspartate oxidase, whose translation MTSTGIRLHAPAPGWNIAADVVVVGSGVAGLTAALRCEAAGLTTVVVTKARLDDGSTRWAQGGIAAALGEGDTPEQHLDDTLVAGAGLCDEDAVRILVTEGPDAVRRLIETGAHFDESEEGGLELTREGGHHRRRIAHAGGDATGAEISRALVEAVRARGLRTIENALVLDLLTDADGRTAGVTLHVMGEGQHDGVGAVYAPAVVLATGGMGQVFSATTNPSVSTGDGVALALRAGAEVSDLEFVQFHPTVLFLGADAEGQQPLVSEAVRGEGAHLVDAAGVRFMVGQHELAELAPRDIVAKGIMRRMQEQDAEHMFLDARHFGADMWEHRFPTILAACRSHGIDPVTEPVPVAPAAHYASGGVRTDSHGRTTVPGLYACGEVACTGVHGANRLASNSLLEGLVYAERIVADIAASRADDGLHARVPAPVEHPEKPAHPLLAPEARFAIQRIMTDGAGVLRSAESLEKAADHLQRLHTAARDSLDENGKTAEPGVDTWEATNLLCVARVLVAAARQREETRGCHWREDHADRDDANWRRHIVVRLNPDRTLAVHTTDTADFPPTRQHQPEHRPQEQ comes from the coding sequence GTGACCAGCACAGGCATACGACTGCACGCGCCCGCGCCCGGGTGGAACATCGCCGCGGACGTGGTGGTCGTCGGCTCCGGCGTCGCCGGCCTGACCGCGGCCCTGCGCTGTGAGGCGGCCGGTCTGACGACGGTCGTCGTCACCAAGGCCCGCCTCGACGACGGCTCCACCCGCTGGGCGCAGGGCGGCATAGCGGCGGCCCTGGGCGAGGGCGACACGCCCGAACAGCATCTGGACGACACGCTGGTGGCAGGCGCGGGCCTGTGCGACGAGGACGCCGTACGGATCCTCGTCACCGAGGGTCCCGACGCCGTGCGGCGGCTGATCGAGACCGGCGCCCACTTCGACGAGTCCGAGGAAGGCGGCCTGGAGCTCACCCGCGAGGGCGGCCACCACCGTCGCCGTATCGCGCACGCGGGCGGTGACGCGACCGGCGCGGAGATCTCCCGCGCGCTCGTCGAGGCGGTACGCGCGCGTGGCCTGCGCACGATCGAGAACGCGCTGGTCCTGGACCTGCTCACGGACGCCGACGGCCGCACCGCCGGCGTCACGCTGCACGTCATGGGCGAGGGCCAGCACGACGGCGTGGGCGCCGTGTACGCCCCCGCGGTCGTGCTGGCGACCGGCGGCATGGGCCAGGTGTTCTCCGCCACCACCAACCCGTCGGTGTCCACCGGCGACGGCGTGGCGCTCGCCCTGCGCGCGGGCGCGGAGGTCTCCGACCTGGAGTTCGTGCAGTTCCACCCGACCGTGCTGTTCCTCGGCGCCGACGCGGAGGGCCAGCAGCCCCTCGTCTCCGAGGCCGTGCGCGGCGAGGGCGCCCACCTGGTCGACGCCGCCGGGGTGCGCTTCATGGTCGGGCAGCACGAGCTGGCCGAGCTCGCGCCCCGGGACATCGTCGCCAAGGGCATCATGCGGCGCATGCAGGAGCAGGACGCCGAACACATGTTCCTCGACGCCCGGCACTTCGGCGCCGACATGTGGGAGCACCGATTCCCGACGATCCTCGCGGCCTGCCGCTCGCACGGCATCGACCCGGTCACCGAGCCCGTCCCGGTGGCTCCGGCCGCCCACTACGCCTCCGGAGGCGTGCGCACCGACTCCCACGGCCGTACGACCGTGCCGGGCCTGTACGCGTGCGGGGAGGTCGCCTGCACGGGCGTGCACGGCGCGAACCGGCTCGCGTCGAACTCCCTGCTGGAGGGCCTCGTCTACGCCGAGCGCATCGTTGCCGACATCGCCGCGAGCCGGGCGGACGACGGCCTCCACGCGCGCGTGCCCGCGCCGGTCGAGCATCCCGAGAAGCCGGCGCACCCGCTGCTGGCCCCCGAGGCCCGGTTCGCCATCCAGCGGATCATGACCGACGGCGCGGGCGTCCTGCGCTCCGCCGAGTCCCTGGAGAAGGCCGCCGACCACCTCCAGCGGCTGCACACCGCGGCCCGCGACTCCCTCGACGAGAACGGCAAGACGGCCGAGCCCGGCGTCGACACCTGGGAGGCCACCAACCTCCTGTGCGTCGCGCGCGTCCTGGTCGCCGCCGCCCGGCAGCGCGAGGAAACCCGCGGCTGCCACTGGCGCGAGGACCACGCCGACCGCGACGACGCGAACTGGCGCCGTCACATCGTCGTACGGCTGAATCCGGACCGCACGCTCGCCGTACACACCACCGATACCGCAGACTTCCCACCGACCCGGCAGCACCAGCCGGAGCACCGTCCCCAGGAGCAGTGA
- the nadC gene encoding carboxylating nicotinate-nucleotide diphosphorylase, giving the protein MSTPDLPLAQSGGCGDGCACGADAEFTDAEYLECGLDPALAQLLADAGLDPVEVEDIANVAIQEDLDHGVDVTTVATIPEDAVATADFTARETGVVAGLRIAEAVVSVVCTDEFEVERHVEDGDRVEAGQKLLSVTTRTRDLLTAERSALNLLCRLSGIATATRAWADVLDGTKARVRDTRKTTPGLRSLEKFAVRCGGGVNHRMSLSDAALVKDNHVVGAGGVARAFEAVREAFPDVPIEVEVDTLHQLREVVDAGADLILLDNFTPGECAEAVGIVGGRALLEASGRLSLENAKAYADTGVDFLAVGALTHSSPILDIGLDLRAAE; this is encoded by the coding sequence GTGAGCACCCCCGACCTTCCCCTCGCCCAGAGCGGCGGCTGCGGCGACGGCTGTGCCTGTGGCGCCGACGCCGAGTTCACCGACGCGGAATACCTGGAGTGCGGGCTCGACCCCGCGCTCGCCCAGCTCCTGGCCGACGCCGGACTCGACCCGGTCGAGGTCGAGGACATCGCCAACGTCGCCATCCAGGAGGACCTGGACCACGGCGTGGATGTGACGACGGTCGCGACCATCCCCGAGGACGCGGTCGCCACCGCCGACTTCACCGCGCGCGAGACGGGCGTGGTCGCGGGTCTCAGGATCGCCGAGGCGGTCGTCTCGGTCGTCTGCACGGACGAGTTCGAGGTCGAACGGCACGTGGAGGACGGCGACCGGGTGGAGGCCGGCCAGAAGCTGCTGTCGGTCACCACGCGCACGCGTGACCTCCTCACTGCCGAGCGCAGCGCGCTCAACCTGCTGTGCCGCCTGTCCGGCATCGCGACCGCCACGCGCGCGTGGGCGGACGTCCTGGACGGCACCAAGGCACGCGTGCGCGACACCCGGAAGACGACGCCGGGCCTGCGCTCCCTGGAGAAGTTCGCCGTCCGCTGCGGCGGCGGCGTCAACCACCGCATGTCGCTGTCCGACGCGGCGCTGGTCAAGGACAACCACGTGGTCGGCGCCGGCGGCGTGGCCCGGGCCTTCGAGGCCGTACGGGAGGCCTTCCCCGACGTACCGATCGAGGTCGAGGTCGACACCCTGCACCAGCTGCGCGAGGTCGTCGACGCCGGAGCGGACCTGATCCTGCTCGACAACTTCACGCCCGGGGAGTGCGCCGAGGCCGTCGGCATCGTCGGCGGCCGCGCCCTGCTGGAGGCGTCGGGCCGGCTGAGCCTGGAGAACGCCAAGGCGTACGCCGACACCGGCGTCGACTTCCTCGCCGTGGGAGCCCTGACGCACTCCTCGCCGATCCTGGACATCGGTCTGGATCTGCGAGCGGCCGAGTAG
- a CDS encoding type III pantothenate kinase, giving the protein MLLTIDVGNTHTVLGLFDGEDIVEHWRISTDSRRTADELAVLLQGLMGMHPLLGDELGDGIDGIAICATVPSVLHELREVTRRYYGDVPAVLVEPGVKTGVPILFDNPKEVGADRIINAVAANELYGGPAIVVDFGTATTFDAVSARGEYVGGVIAPGIEISVEALGVKAAQLRKIELARPRSVIGKNTVEAMQSGIVYGFAGQVDGVVTRMARELADDPDDVTVIATGGLAPTVLGESSVIDEHEPWLTLIGLRLVYERNVSRM; this is encoded by the coding sequence ATGCTGCTGACGATCGACGTGGGCAACACGCACACCGTGCTCGGCCTGTTCGACGGTGAGGACATCGTCGAGCACTGGCGGATCTCCACCGACTCCCGCCGTACCGCGGACGAACTGGCCGTGCTCCTGCAGGGCCTGATGGGCATGCACCCGCTCCTCGGGGACGAGCTGGGCGACGGCATCGACGGGATCGCGATCTGCGCCACCGTGCCCTCCGTGCTGCACGAGCTGCGCGAGGTGACGCGGCGCTACTACGGCGACGTCCCCGCGGTGCTCGTCGAACCCGGCGTGAAGACGGGCGTCCCGATCCTGTTCGACAACCCCAAGGAGGTCGGCGCCGACCGCATCATCAACGCGGTCGCGGCGAACGAGCTCTACGGCGGCCCGGCGATCGTCGTCGACTTCGGAACGGCGACGACGTTCGACGCGGTCTCCGCGCGTGGGGAGTACGTCGGCGGGGTCATCGCCCCCGGCATCGAGATCTCCGTCGAGGCCCTGGGCGTCAAAGCGGCACAGCTGCGCAAGATCGAGCTGGCCCGGCCCCGGAGCGTGATCGGCAAGAACACGGTCGAGGCGATGCAGTCCGGGATCGTCTACGGGTTCGCCGGCCAGGTCGACGGAGTCGTGACCCGGATGGCGCGTGAGCTGGCGGACGACCCGGACGACGTGACGGTGATCGCCACGGGCGGGCTGGCGCCGACGGTGCTCGGCGAGTCCTCGGTGATCGACGAGCACGAGCCGTGGCTGACACTGATCGGGCTGCGCCTGGTGTACGAGCGGAACGTGTCACGTATGTGA
- a CDS encoding BlaI/MecI/CopY family transcriptional regulator: MTRVWKWNRPVTVREVLEDLQQERSIAYTTVMTVLDNLHQKGWVRREAEGRAYRYEAVSTRAAYAAALMNEAWAQSDNPAAALVAFFGMMSDEQRHALRDAVRIVQGPETAEPATTGSAGRTGSTGSTASTGENPASATEADGR, from the coding sequence ATGACGCGGGTGTGGAAGTGGAACCGCCCGGTGACCGTTCGAGAAGTCCTGGAAGACCTTCAGCAGGAACGGTCCATCGCGTACACCACCGTGATGACCGTTTTGGACAATCTCCATCAGAAGGGCTGGGTGCGCCGTGAAGCGGAAGGCCGGGCCTATCGATATGAGGCGGTCTCCACCCGGGCCGCCTACGCCGCCGCCCTGATGAACGAGGCCTGGGCGCAGAGCGACAACCCCGCTGCCGCTCTCGTCGCCTTCTTCGGGATGATGAGCGACGAACAACGACACGCGCTCCGCGACGCCGTACGCATCGTCCAAGGTCCGGAAACTGCCGAACCCGCAACTACGGGGAGCGCCGGGCGTACGGGGAGTACAGGGAGTACGGCGAGTACCGGGGAGAACCCCGCCTCGGCAACGGAGGCCGACGGGCGATAG
- a CDS encoding amino-acid N-acetyltransferase gives MSAERPSAENPEVTAKAITVRRARTGDVPAVRRLLDAYVRGRILLDKATVTLYEDIQEFWVAERDDNAEVVGCGALHVMWEDLAEVRTLAVKPGLKGAGVGHQLLEKLLHTARWLGVRRVFCLTFEVDFFGKHGFVEIGETPVDTDVYAELLRSYDEGVAEFLGLERVKPNTLGNSRMLLHL, from the coding sequence ATGTCAGCAGAGCGTCCCTCCGCCGAGAACCCCGAAGTCACCGCTAAAGCCATCACCGTCCGGCGGGCCCGGACCGGCGATGTCCCCGCCGTACGCCGTCTCCTTGACGCCTACGTCCGTGGCCGCATCCTGCTCGACAAAGCGACGGTGACGCTTTACGAGGACATCCAGGAGTTCTGGGTCGCCGAACGCGACGACAACGCCGAGGTGGTCGGCTGCGGAGCCCTGCACGTCATGTGGGAAGACCTGGCGGAAGTCCGCACTCTCGCGGTGAAGCCCGGACTGAAGGGCGCCGGCGTCGGACACCAGTTGTTGGAGAAGTTGCTCCACACCGCGCGCTGGCTCGGCGTTCGCCGCGTTTTCTGCCTGACCTTCGAAGTCGACTTCTTCGGCAAGCACGGCTTCGTGGAGATCGGTGAGACGCCGGTCGACACCGATGTCTACGCGGAGCTGTTGCGTTCCTATGACGAGGGCGTAGCGGAGTTCCTCGGACTCGAACGAGTGAAACCGAACACCTTGGGCAACAGCCGGATGCTTCTGCATCTGTGA
- a CDS encoding histone-like nucleoid-structuring protein Lsr2, with product MAQKVQVLLVDDLDGGEADETVTFALDGKTYEIDLTTTNADKLRGLLEPYVKGGRRTGGRASGGRGKARAASGGSQDTAQIRAWAKENGYEVNDRGRVPASIREAYEKANG from the coding sequence GTGGCACAGAAGGTTCAGGTCCTTCTTGTCGACGACCTCGACGGCGGCGAGGCGGACGAGACCGTGACGTTCGCGCTGGACGGCAAGACGTACGAGATCGATCTCACGACTACCAATGCGGACAAGCTGCGTGGACTTCTCGAGCCCTACGTGAAGGGCGGCCGTCGTACCGGTGGCCGTGCTTCGGGCGGGCGTGGAAAGGCGCGCGCGGCTTCCGGCGGCAGCCAGGACACCGCTCAGATCCGCGCGTGGGCGAAGGAGAACGGTTACGAGGTCAATGACCGTGGCCGTGTTCCCGCGTCCATTCGCGAGGCTTACGAGAAGGCCAACGGCTGA
- a CDS encoding SCO3374 family protein, with product MVGSVPPAACSAASAILTIPLPRQPFDPDDPADRIRGWYENELGWATVPGEPVRLSVGERFDVLDVPAEAGLAALRRLAPGSPVAARGDRLRLLVAAGGAEELPGILQWLEWGTLPLDLTAIGAGGLIEAPLPPDGNPGGDASRNPGRDPGRARGRVPGLGGAGPVQGAAVWLRPPVAGCEVEASLPTMSAMGGVGGAPDLVRLVDTLATHCHRVRLRRASAQPLAFS from the coding sequence ATGGTTGGCTCAGTCCCCCCGGCTGCCTGCTCGGCCGCCTCTGCGATCCTCACGATTCCCCTCCCCCGACAGCCGTTCGACCCGGATGATCCGGCCGACCGGATCCGCGGCTGGTACGAGAACGAACTGGGCTGGGCGACCGTGCCCGGGGAGCCGGTTCGACTTTCGGTGGGCGAGCGCTTCGACGTCCTGGACGTGCCGGCCGAGGCAGGCCTCGCGGCGCTGCGGCGCCTGGCGCCGGGCTCGCCGGTGGCCGCACGGGGTGACCGGCTGCGGCTGCTGGTGGCAGCGGGCGGCGCGGAGGAGCTGCCGGGGATCCTGCAGTGGCTGGAGTGGGGCACGCTGCCACTGGATCTGACGGCGATCGGCGCGGGCGGGCTCATCGAGGCGCCCCTGCCTCCCGACGGGAACCCGGGCGGGGATGCGAGCCGCAACCCGGGCCGCGATCCGGGGCGTGCGCGGGGCCGTGTTCCGGGCTTGGGCGGCGCCGGACCAGTGCAGGGGGCCGCCGTGTGGCTGCGGCCCCCCGTGGCAGGGTGCGAGGTCGAGGCCTCGCTGCCGACGATGTCGGCCATGGGGGGCGTTGGGGGCGCCCCCGATCTCGTACGGCTGGTGGACACGCTGGCGACGCATTGTCACCGTGTCCGGCTGCGGCGCGCGAGCGCTCAGCCGTTGGCCTTCTCGTAA